In Coleofasciculus chthonoplastes PCC 7420, a single genomic region encodes these proteins:
- a CDS encoding cob(I)yrinic acid a,c-diamide adenosyltransferase produces MTRTGIGIRTAAERTERITGQIHVYDGVGKGKSQAALGVVLRSIGLGINCAESSRVLLLQFLKGPGRNYDEDAAIEALRRAFPHLIDQVRTGRSEFFTQEEVTRFDTLEAQRGWDVAKGAIASNLYSVVVLDELNPLLDLGLLPVEEVVQALKNKPPSLEVIVTGRGTPPALLDLADLHSESVPHDHPVSREQGIEGIEIYTGAGKGKSTNALGKALQAIGRGISTDKSHRVMIMQWLKGGSGYTEDAAIAALRQSYPNLVDHQRCGRDAIVWRGQQQILDYVEAERGWEIARAALASGLYKTIILDELNPTVDLELLQVEPIVEALLRKPRDTEVIITGRCKNQPAYFELATVHSEMICHKHYCDKGVDLKRGVDF; encoded by the coding sequence ATGACTAGGACAGGTATTGGTATTCGCACGGCGGCTGAGCGTACAGAACGGATCACGGGTCAGATTCATGTTTACGATGGCGTGGGTAAGGGGAAGTCTCAAGCCGCATTGGGCGTGGTTTTGCGCTCAATTGGTTTAGGGATCAACTGTGCGGAATCCAGTCGGGTCTTATTGTTACAGTTTCTGAAGGGACCAGGACGGAACTATGATGAGGATGCGGCGATTGAGGCGTTGCGACGGGCGTTTCCTCACTTGATTGATCAGGTTCGCACGGGACGAAGTGAGTTTTTTACCCAAGAGGAAGTGACGCGGTTTGACACGTTAGAGGCGCAGCGCGGTTGGGATGTGGCGAAAGGCGCGATCGCGTCCAATCTCTATTCGGTTGTGGTGCTGGATGAGTTGAATCCGTTGCTGGATTTGGGGTTACTCCCGGTTGAGGAGGTAGTGCAAGCGCTGAAAAATAAACCGCCGTCTCTGGAAGTGATTGTCACGGGACGTGGAACACCGCCAGCGCTGTTGGATTTGGCGGATTTACATAGTGAGTCGGTTCCTCATGATCACCCGGTTTCTCGGGAACAGGGGATTGAGGGAATCGAAATTTATACCGGTGCGGGGAAAGGAAAATCGACCAATGCGTTAGGGAAAGCATTACAAGCTATTGGTCGGGGAATTAGTACGGATAAATCCCACCGGGTGATGATTATGCAATGGCTGAAGGGAGGAAGCGGATATACCGAAGACGCCGCGATCGCAGCCTTGCGTCAAAGTTACCCGAATCTGGTGGATCATCAGCGTTGTGGTCGAGATGCGATCGTTTGGCGGGGACAGCAGCAGATTTTGGATTATGTGGAAGCGGAACGGGGATGGGAAATTGCTAGGGCGGCGTTAGCGTCAGGGTTGTATAAAACGATTATTCTGGATGAACTGAATCCGACGGTTGACTTGGAACTGTTGCAGGTTGAACCGATTGTCGAGGCGCTGTTACGCAAACCTCGTGATACGGAGGTTATTATCACAGGTCGTTGTAAAAATCAACCCGCTTATTTTGAATTGGCGACGGTTCATTCGGAAATGATTTGTCATAAGCATTATTGTGACAAAGGGGTGGATTTGAAGCGAGGGGTGGATTTTTAA
- the fraC gene encoding filament integrity protein FraC → MVDNLTIVLPLQLILFQILFLLVAIALEARVLHLRLNLTRKTSVQYATSLNLWSVVLGWLTFLVLETLLPQLLRIQIVNFIFFDHPLGSQLNTPNPQLISIGIMIFFFSFIIKIIGFELIKQWIHDQPEQFEMSSDISNKRPGLFNKPKRKITNPKPNPAFALLLANAYSYSAILLILVLRFMDLNILKLNALF, encoded by the coding sequence ATGGTAGATAACTTAACTATTGTTTTACCTCTCCAACTGATTCTCTTTCAAATCTTATTCCTGTTGGTCGCGATCGCCCTAGAAGCCAGGGTCTTGCACCTACGGCTAAACCTTACTCGTAAAACCAGTGTGCAATATGCTACCTCGCTGAATTTGTGGAGCGTTGTCCTGGGTTGGTTAACTTTTTTAGTTCTAGAGACTTTGTTGCCTCAATTATTGCGGATTCAAATTGTAAATTTTATTTTCTTTGATCATCCCCTAGGCAGTCAATTAAATACACCAAATCCTCAACTAATTTCTATTGGTATCATGATTTTCTTTTTTAGCTTTATTATCAAAATAATCGGATTTGAACTGATAAAACAATGGATTCATGATCAACCAGAACAGTTTGAAATGAGTTCCGATATATCTAACAAAAGACCTGGCTTGTTTAATAAGCCCAAGCGGAAGATTACCAATCCTAAACCCAATCCTGCCTTTGCTTTGCTACTGGCTAATGCCTATAGTTACAGTGCTATTTTGCTGATTTTAGTCTTACGATTTATGGACTTGAATATTCTTAAATTGAATGCTCTATTCTAA